In Prosthecobacter vanneervenii, the genomic stretch AATTCGCCATGCTGCGTGTGCGCGACCACGGCGGCGGCATCTCCCGCAGCGAGCGGCGGCGGATTTTCCACCCCTTCCACAAAAGTGCCAGTCAGGCAGCCCACTCGGCCCCGGGCGTGGGCCTCGGCCTGGCCCTCTGCCGCAGGCTGGCCGCAGCCCTCGGTGGCACGATCACGCTGGACAGCACGCACAAGGATGGCGCGTGCTTCCTGCTGCGCCTGCCAAAGTAGTCACCGCTCTCCCGCCAGCGTCACTGCACCAGTCAGGATGACATTACCCGCATCATCGCGGATTTCCCCGCTCACCTGCCCCAGGGTGTCCAGCACTCCCTGGAGCGTGGCACTGAGATGCAGGGAATGACCTGGAGTGATGCTGCCCAGGATTTTGATCTGCCGCACGGCCGTGAGGCGGAGATTTTTGAGCACAGGCTCGCCCGGGCGCGTCTGTAGGAGAATGCCTCCCAGCTGCGCCAGCGCCTCGATCATGAGCACCCCTGGCATGAGGGGAGCACCCGGAAAGTGCCCTTTGAGAAACTCCTCGTCTCCTTTCAGCCTCCACAATGCTTTGGCGGACGTACCGGGAATCAGCTCCACAATCTCGTCGATAAAACGAAACTCAGAACCATGTGGCAGGGAGGAAAGCGCTTGAACAAGCTCGGATGAAGATGTCATGCTGAAGTCTCTTATTCACGATTCACCACCAGAGCAATCTCCAAGTCCACGATGCACACCGGCGTCCAAGGCGGGCCGTGCGCTCATGATCATCTGGATGGTGTTGGTCTTTGTCATCAGCATGAGCTATTGGGCCGTCGGCGGTCTTCTCTTTTTGCTGATGGGCGCGGTGCTGGCACCGATCCTCCCTGCGGACAAAACCCGCGCCCTGGGCCATTGGCTGCTGTACTGGGGCTTCCGCGGCTTCCTCGGCATCCTCCGCGTATGCGGCATCTATGAGTGCGAGTACGTCGGCTTTGAGGCGCTGCAAGGCATCACCGGGGGCCTGATCATCGCCCCCAACCACCCGGCGCTGTGGGATGCGGTCTTCATGCTTTCCAAAGTGAACGGCCTGCGCTGCATCCTGAAGGACACCCTGATGCACAACCCCTTCCTGCGCGGCGGAGCCAAGCTGGCAGGCTTTATCCCCAACAAACCTGCCCCCAAAATGCTGCAGATGGCCATCGAGGCGCTGCGCCAGGGGGACAGGCTGCTGCTTTTCCCGGAAGGCACCCGCACCCGCAAGCCTGAACGCCGCATCAATATTCTCCAGACCGGCATCGGCATCATCGCCACGCAGTCCAGCGCGCCTGTGTGGCCGGTCTTTATCGAAACTAACAGCGACTACCTGTGCAAAGGCTGGCCGCTCTGGCGTCTGCCAGACAAAAAGGTCCGCCTGCGCATCACGCTGGGTCAGCCCATCGCCAGCCCGCCGGATGAAAGCGCCGCCGCTTTCAACCAGCGGCTCTACGAGCTGTTTCAATCGCGACTGGGCAGTGCTTCCAAGGCCTGATGCCGCCTGAACTCAGGCATGCGAACACTGCGGTGAAATGCGCGCACGTTCACCACCGTTCCACCCAGCAACGATGAAACGCCTCTGCCTCACACTTCTTCTTTTCGCCTGCTCTCTGAATGCCCAAACCCCGGCTCCAACGGCCAAGCCAAAAGCCGCCGATGCGGTGGACAAGATGACGGCAGCGCTCAAACCTACGCGCATCCTGCCCTACAAGAAGGTCGGAGACACCGAGCTGCAGCTGCACGTGTTTGAGCCGGAGGGCTTTAAGCCGGGCGACAGCCGCGCCTGTTTCCTCATCATTCACGGGGGCGGCTGGACGGGCGGCGTGCCACAGCGCATGTACTCCTTTGCCGCGCATTATGCGAAGAACGGAATGGTGGGGATCAGCATGCAGTACCGTCTGCACAGCAAGAAGACAGGCGTAAGCGTTTTTGACTGCGTGAAGGATGCACGCTCCGCGATGCGCTACGTGCGCGGCCATGCGGCGGAGCTGGGCATCGATCCGCAGAAGATCATCGTCAGCGGCGGATCCGCAGGCGGGCATCTGGCGGCAGCCACGGCCCTCTTTGACAACGTGAACGAAGAAGGTGACGACCTCAAAATCTCACCGACTCCCAACGCCTTGGTGCTGCTCTTTCCCGTGATCGACACCTCCAAGGAAGGGTATGGGAATGAAAAAATCGGCGAACGCTGGCAGGAGCTGTCACCACTGCACCATGTGCACCCCGGCCTGCCGCCCACGATCATCTTCCACGGTACCGGAGACACCGTCACCCCCTTTGCAGGAGCCAAGGCCTTTCATGAGGCCATGCTGAAAGCGGGCAACCGCTGCGAGCTCGACATCAATGAAGGTGGGGCCCACGGCTACCTCATGCGCAGCAAAGAGCTGCACGACGACACCCTGCAGAAGACCGATGTGTTTCTGAAGTCGCTGGGGCTTCTGAACTGAGGCTTTCCCTGCGCTGCCAGCTTATTCCTCAATCCATACCTCTGTGCCCGCGGGCACGAGATCAAAGAGCTCGATCATCTCCTGGTTGCGCAGACGCACGCAGCCATGGCTTGCTGGGCGGCCGATGGCGTTTTCGTCATTCGTGCCGTGGATGTAGATGTAGCGCTGGTAGGTGTTGGCATTGCGTGGCTCGGTGCCATGCAGCCAGAGGATGCGGGTGAGCACAAAGTCGGATTTTGTGTCCATCCCCGGCACCCAGCGCCCGACGGGCTGGCGCGATTTGAAAATGGTGCCGCTCTCCGCGCCATCGCCATGCTTTTCTTTGACCACAAAGCGGCCCAACGGTGTCTTGTTGCTGCCTTCCGTAAAGCCGATGCCAAATTTCGATGTGCTGCACGGCCATTCGCGCACGAGCTTCATGCCATCATACAAACGCAGCCGCTGCGTACCGATGCTGACTTCGAGGCGTGGGGAGGCGAGATTCATGGCGATAAAGCATGATTCCTTAGCATACGTATGACTGCACGCGAGAACTGCGCCGGTGAACGACTGGCGCGCCTGTTTGAAAAAGCATTTGACGAATTAGACTGGTCGGTCTAATTATT encodes the following:
- a CDS encoding 3-hydroxyacyl-ACP dehydratase FabZ family protein, with the translated sequence MTSSSELVQALSSLPHGSEFRFIDEIVELIPGTSAKALWRLKGDEEFLKGHFPGAPLMPGVLMIEALAQLGGILLQTRPGEPVLKNLRLTAVRQIKILGSITPGHSLHLSATLQGVLDTLGQVSGEIRDDAGNVILTGAVTLAGER
- a CDS encoding lysophospholipid acyltransferase family protein, with amino-acid sequence MLKSLIHDSPPEQSPSPRCTPASKAGRALMIIWMVLVFVISMSYWAVGGLLFLLMGAVLAPILPADKTRALGHWLLYWGFRGFLGILRVCGIYECEYVGFEALQGITGGLIIAPNHPALWDAVFMLSKVNGLRCILKDTLMHNPFLRGGAKLAGFIPNKPAPKMLQMAIEALRQGDRLLLFPEGTRTRKPERRINILQTGIGIIATQSSAPVWPVFIETNSDYLCKGWPLWRLPDKKVRLRITLGQPIASPPDESAAAFNQRLYELFQSRLGSASKA
- a CDS encoding alpha/beta hydrolase; the encoded protein is MKRLCLTLLLFACSLNAQTPAPTAKPKAADAVDKMTAALKPTRILPYKKVGDTELQLHVFEPEGFKPGDSRACFLIIHGGGWTGGVPQRMYSFAAHYAKNGMVGISMQYRLHSKKTGVSVFDCVKDARSAMRYVRGHAAELGIDPQKIIVSGGSAGGHLAAATALFDNVNEEGDDLKISPTPNALVLLFPVIDTSKEGYGNEKIGERWQELSPLHHVHPGLPPTIIFHGTGDTVTPFAGAKAFHEAMLKAGNRCELDINEGGAHGYLMRSKELHDDTLQKTDVFLKSLGLLN
- a CDS encoding L,D-transpeptidase — its product is MNLASPRLEVSIGTQRLRLYDGMKLVREWPCSTSKFGIGFTEGSNKTPLGRFVVKEKHGDGAESGTIFKSRQPVGRWVPGMDTKSDFVLTRILWLHGTEPRNANTYQRYIYIHGTNDENAIGRPASHGCVRLRNQEMIELFDLVPAGTEVWIEE